The genomic segment agagccagtcctgtctcttgattccttctgccttctgcctgaagagcagcagacaatcgagttcttgtcttcagtagctacggccttaaccaactgtgcagtctgtccattcatacacagaggaggaaaaatagcgtggaataactcctctcctttgtgctaacagaggagggtacagcttcctcactccaaccccaccgaggcaaaccagtcagcagtgcacgccagagcctctgtctcttccccgtctcatgatgtgcagctggatcactctcccttctatccccaggatcgctttcagcacagtcacagaagggtcagactcacagctttaggagccatcagaagaggctttcactcttctgccaccacaccccctatacacatgcaatttcacacatgcaaagagacaccatggattggggagttgcacagagaggagaccacactcgtttgcctgcctgcagtttgacaccagtagggaggtaattcccgtcaggagtttccatagagatgacagaatatggccctagggtcctgctgcttctttcagccctaattcttcaaatccataggaacggaagaaaccttcccagccaagtgctgcatatcttgaagattggagaacccacagccttctgcttcatttcattttaaagatcaatcccaatgtcactcccatagaagtagtggaagccatctggctggcttggctttctctccaaagaagaccaaatgagagttggtcacgggtgaggatgagccctgacagttcctgcattttggttctcctgcagcccacaaagctctcactgccttgcctgaatttgaacccctttggaaccaaatctacagattatctctgtaaatccaaaacagcacttattcaccatgtgaacaacaaatgcctgggatggttaacagcacttaggtgcaaaaaagagcccccgcaggagcaggccccgggccgcagctgcagccatggagaggagcccacggggagcaggggcagagagggaccttggaggagggaactgtatcctcttttttcatcggtgctgagattgaggatcaggatttcgtggtaggaatttgtttagatgaaccaatttacctccatatgggttttgtatgtttgtttcaccttgtcttgcaggaccatcttggctgggtctgcagtgttgtgcaaaagtgaagtttttcacaataaagagcagcttttttttcggggaaaaggctgaggtggccttcatcagagtcttgtgacctgaaaatgcagaaaatgggtgcatggctggctggatgggtgggtgggagttgggaattcagccttgggatcagaactgggacgttgttgggataggaaatgatcagtgggatgggaagtgatgatggggataggaactcattgggatgggataaatgggttttatttttattgcattcaatccactttattgactgtgttgtacagtatggcgttgttttattactataaaattatgatgattattatttaatcttattaattaaacaatttttatacgttattatattataaattataaatattaatattgattatattgtttttattccttttctaccctattaaactctctttatcccagtgcactggtttggactttagttttccttccgagtcgttgtggattcactctggatggggggacattagtgaacgcctgtgtgcttcagatccaaggtaacctttgccctcaactcaagatacatgtttgcatctattgtcgtgaaacaatgttaacaacatcaacaaaaaagttccctacttgctagcagcatccctacgtttgctggggtctgctctgtgcattttgaagactgttccatgctattcagccccttcaggaggaaatggatggttctaggaaaatgcgtcttgacctgatgcaaagctgtgactcagcaccctgcagcccccgcaacccctggcattttacctgcagcccctccaacaactccttccttccttccttccttccttccttccttccttccttccttccttccttccttccttccttccttccttccttccttccttccttccttccttccctcctttcgttctgtctctctgtctgtctgtctctctttctctctttctgtccagcactgattttatggctacgtgtgcatatccacagtgtacagttttctccgttccgtttcttccctgagtcttgcccctcttccctgcaactgaacagcattgccttgatcaaggaagtggcaacatgcggcttacacagtaaactgctgaaattacagctataaccatggagcacagctgccgatcaacacaagaccaccaatcgctcacatttctaaactgctcgtcacaattcttccgtatgtaggctgtgatgctgctcatctcttaagcacccatccatttcttctcttcccagaccctcaaggtgtcctggtcaaaccacctcccttcctcttgccccatctggctctcccaccttccttttccctcaaggctcaactttttttttttttttttcagcataggagctccatagaagctgctgctgcccacctccgagttgactagggctgaactactgaaaaagaaaagaaaatctataaataagagtgagagatggtgaatacctaaccatctcttaaaagcaggattttaagagaataagtaattgataaatggagttaagatcggagggaaaaaaatccactgttgcaatcaatagagttaagaagtttttcaagtacattaggaacaaaaattagagtaatgacacagatctgatacgggatgggtattgcttcagtgagaaatgatggaaaaaaacacaacacaacacatgtgtatgtgttgttgggtatttgtaaaaaaacaaacaaacaaaaaaaaaacaggttaatgaaaactgcatgctcaattagatgatttttttgttgtcattggtagggaattgtgggctttacaacacaatatgtgttatatatatatattatatatgttttttatatgtttttgtcctggtttcagttagcacagaattaattttcttcctagtagctggtggaatgctgtgttttggcttaggatgagaagagtgctgataacaccccgatgctttaattgttgcagagcagtgcttatactaagccaaggacatctcagccttttgctctgtcctgccaacgggcaggctgggggtgcagtaagagctgggaggggacagacccaggacaggtgacccaaactagccaaaggggtattccataccatctaacgtcatgctaaacaatatataggggtggctagccggggggagggggccggactgctcggggttaggctgggcatcggtcagcgagtggtgagcaattgcattgtgcatcacttgtttgtacatactattattactttcctattatcaccattgtattattattgttattattttattattattttgttattattattttcctgtcttattaaactgtctttatctcaactcacgggcttcactttccatttctctcccccgtcccagagagggaggggggagggtgagcgaacggctgcgtggtgtttagctgccggccgggttaaaccacgacagttttatatatgttttaataaaataaggaaatgatattttttttctacgtttgtggtttccaaactgtagttaataaacattaaacaagatgcaataggatctcgttaactcttttgtttgaaaaaacagtggccctgatcgagaggtgcaagtgagaggagacaatattcagtatttctctatgttgtcatttattggtgaagatgaaagtctgcagttcatgttcactacactagcatgacaacatgaccacaagggggactgtctggtagtgaaaaggaacttcagcatggattaaaaatgtttgcctttctttattctgaactgtttttcttatggctgctagagagagattctctgccttagaaataaaactgcccaggctgttctgataaacctgtagggttaaggcacttctaccaaaacagatttcaaaaggcaagaagtcaaaaagcaacaattcagtaatctgtgtacgcttctatattaagttttaagataacctggtttatatttagttcacacaaattaaccaaacatagcagcatacaacctaagaaaagcttaagaaatttattagatgcacagataaagtgctgtaacagagaaacttgtgtaaatctattctaaaataaataaggtacagttaaaccacctttgactcgttttaactcggaaagaaataacctaagttttaatcatttgaattttaaggtcaaggtgaaatataccataactataacagtggttgtgatctgtatcaactatttgaggctcctgttcctcttgaggtctcccagaaacaggaaggctattgcaaagtgtatccattagacatagttccttttacagaaacatttttgtaataaagtctggttgctcaaatacatgttaaaatatttaacaaggaaacaattttctcctgatccagtcaatcttttaaacaagacaatgtatttttcctatgacgcagcccacaggagggaacagaagtaaacatcctcctgaactgaagactgttttgcttgaagaactaaactattgcattattatatgagagcaagaaatatccatttgggttatccctttctccaaacatggtgcccagtgatacatgtatttttgccttaatctcaaaggcccgtttgtctccaggtaaggtacgttaaaaagagattccctttaagcatcttatcacaagatctcttactgcctttccacccggggaagcttgtgtgttaaactgcccttggagttttggatgctactagatttctgtgctctgttatccataatttcaggcacttcggggctaacatggctgtttaagtcaatgcaataatattaccaatatattcaacactcagaagagtcaccacagtttccttcacacactcaggatttcaaattcttcttccaattcaaatagcttgtcagtagattcaatgagttctgtaaaaaaagataaagaaaaaaatgcttctaaagacatgcctgattttgttcacttaaaaaaaaaaactttgaaagacgcattccagaaaagtactttgtaagagtgaaaaaaaaaaaaaaaatctgtgctagcaattgtatggcttgtttggatacatgcctgctatatattgcttgacactcacaaaggatagttattctacctgtgattattcttttatttgctaacgaggaacataacattgcacaattaggcttttaatcggtgccttacctgctcctgtggttgtcacttctggttttgttggaggtatgaaaggaggccagtgtggcgggtgcttctggaccagctcaaacatccctagactctgctgctttagaatctcctgaggacagaatgctttcattttaaaagctggctcgggagacgcttcaaacacaaaacgtgtctgcttaattgaaagtgttttttaattacgcatgtccatcaggaaaaaaaagtctttatacagacatactgtgaaatccaagcaccatggtctctgtaatacatccctagttaaaacacatctggaagacagatctcttgaactgtactacaaattatcagtcttatcatcttttgatatcagctttgatatctgcaaacctgtaattttgtttacaggtagcaagcacactaggaatgtacaatattttctgctttttaaaagaaagttgcttgcatagaactctcctcaagttttctgttgatcaatagcacaaaagacagatctatcagctcctccaaaggggaaaaaaaaaaaaaaacgcatcagattttgaaggacaggttttggtcaggaaaaaaggtgttcctgaagccaaacgctattcctcttcaaagagaagttaccttctgtcctgtatttcagttatttacaaactgttttcctaagatgattttttttttttttttaaataaatgcctttagaggttgatggtactttacattcagacgtctggtgcttagcttaacagctgcatgcagaaacatcctcaagtctgtttcctgtggcagccagcaccttctgttctccctagatcagcaggagctagaggcctgcagcacttacagaatcagatctttaagatagcagggactaacagtcataattagaacatgcaatctattatgtcaaacaataaaaaaggatcaggaagcaaatcattgatacatcactacaatatggcagttaaaccttagtcatttagtgagagttagaagttaaaagcaagtgtcacccagtaacaccttcaagtgtggatgtttacacccattttccaactggcagggtttgtggctggtaaagtgctgaacaatttccaattagcaattcagtagtattgccttaccctgatgctttaatgcattcttctccatggctcatacaatttgtatacaaaggaaaatgcaaaggaaaattttacaaaaaacagacaataaaaaacagactttataaagaacaaatcgagatgctaagttcccactcttaccttttgtacaagactacaccggttatcaaaatcacattcttctttgcaaaagaagcccttaggggaaa from the Anas platyrhynchos isolate ZD024472 breed Pekin duck chromosome 18, IASCAAS_PekinDuck_T2T, whole genome shotgun sequence genome contains:
- the LOC139999026 gene encoding cysteine protease ATG4A-like, translating into MPQSLGALGGKPNNAYYFIGFLGNELIYLDPHTTQSFVDSEENGTVDDESFHCQEAPHRMKIMNLDPSVALGFFCKEECDFDNRCSLVQKEILKQQSLGMFELVQKHPPHWPPFIPPTKPEVTTTGAELIESTDKLFELEEEFEILSV